From the Lathyrus oleraceus cultivar Zhongwan6 chromosome 4, CAAS_Psat_ZW6_1.0, whole genome shotgun sequence genome, one window contains:
- the LOC127076344 gene encoding signaling peptide TAXIMIN 1, whose translation MCCCCEEDCKFRPLGFLLGLPFAFLSLIISVVGLIVWIVGLTLTCICPCCLCVTLIVEFALLLIKAPILVMEWFISKIPC comes from the exons ATGTGTTGCTGCTGTGAAGAGGATTGCAAATTCAGGCCACTTGGGTTTCTCCTAGGCCTGCCTTTTGCTTTCTTGTCTCTCATAATCTCGGTTGTAGGCTTGATTGTTTGGATTGTTGG GTTGACTTTGACATGCATATGTCCATGCTGCCTTTGCGTGACCCTCATAGTTGAATTTGCTCTGTTGCTCATAAAGGCTCCAATTTTGGTTATGGAGTGGTTCATCTCCAAGATTCCATGTTAG
- the LOC127076342 gene encoding pentatricopeptide repeat-containing protein At1g28690, mitochondrial isoform X1, translated as MSMVVKKKKVCEKLTEVTFKLHTKHNSTNKRDLTRQVRQNRVSSYHLFPNNIKTLSPTYQCPYLRGGNVIEKKMNNGVCKLYQLCRRFHSSLISIHQPFPQNHDFIPPSTLLSNTLQHYINSQTPSHGQKLHSHILKTGFVPNTNISIKLLILYLKSNSLTYARQVFDDLQDRTLSAYNYMIGGYLKKGQVHESLELFHRLLVSGEKPDGFTLSMILKASTSTSGVDVAMVGDLGRIVHAQILKCDVEKDDVLCTALIDSYVKNGRVGYGRTVFDVMSEKNVISSTSLISGYMNKGSFSDAECIFQKTLDKDVVVFNAMIEGYSKTYECAMRSLEVYIDMQRFNFRPNLSTFASIIGACSVLAAFEIGQQVQTQLMKTPFFGDVKLGSALIDMYSKCGRVVEARIVFDHMHEKNVFSWTSMIDGYGKNGFPDEALDLFSKMQIEYCIAPNFVTFLSALSACAHAGLVDKGWEIFQSMENEYKLKPGMEHYACMVDLLGRAGRLNQAWEFVTRMPERPNSDVWAALLSSCRLHENIEMAKLAANELFKLNASGRPGAYVALSNTLADAGKWESVSELREVMKQRGISKDTASSWVGANIAC; from the coding sequence ATGTCGATggttgtaaaaaaaaaaaaagtgtGTGAAAAATTGACCGAAGTTACTTTCAAGTTACATACAAAGCACAACTCTACAAACAAACGGGACCTAACCAGACAAGTCAGACAGAATCGCGTATCCTCGTACCATTTATTTCCGAACAATATTAAAACACTCTCCCCCACCTATCAATGTCCTTATTTGCGCGGTGGCAATGTCATTGAGAAAAAGATGAACAATGGAGTATGCAAACTTTACCAATTGTGTCGTAGATTCCATAGTTCCCTGATATCAATCCATCAACCATTTCCTCAAAACCATGATTTCATTCCTCCCTCTACACTTTTATCCAATACTCTCCAGCATTACATTAATTCCCAGACCCCTTCCCACGGCCAAAAACTCCATTCCCACATTCTGAAAACTGGGTTTGTTCCTAACACAAATATTTCCATAAAACTACTTATATTGTACCTAAAATCTAATTCTTTAACATACGCACGCCAGGTGTTTGATGATTTGCAAGACAGAACTTTATCTGCTTATAATTATATGATTGGTGGCTATCTCAAAAAAGGACAAGTTCATGAGTCACTTGAGTTGTTTCATAGGCTTTTAGTGTCTGGAGAAAAGCCCGATGGGTTTACGCTTTCAATGATTTTAAAGGCGTCTACGTCTACCTCGGGGGTTGATGTTGCGATGGTTGGTGATCTTGGAAGAATAGTACATGCGCAGATTCTTAAATGTGATGTTGAGAAAGACGATGTTCTTTGTACTGCATTGATTGACTCTTATGTTAAGAATGGGAGGGTTGGTTATGGGAGGACTGTGTTTGATGTGATGTCGGAGAAGAATGTGATATCTTCAACGTCACTCATCTCTGGTTACATGAATAAAGGTTCTTTCAGTGATGCTGAATGTATATTTCAGAAAACATTGGACAAGGATGTTGTGGTGTTTAATGCTATGATTGAAGGTTACAGCAAAACATATGAATGTGCCATGAGATCTCTTGAGGTTTACATTGACATGCAACGGTTTAACTTTAGGCCGAATCTTTCCACATTTGCTAGCATAATTGGTGCTTGTTCTGTGCTTGCAGCATTTGAAATTGGGCAACAAGTTCAAACTCAGCTTATGAAGACACCTTTTTTTGGAGACGTAAAATTAGGAAGTGCTCTTATAGATATGTATTCCAAGTGTGGTAGAGTTGTAGAAGCTCGAATAGTTTTTGACCACATGCATGAGAAGAATGTTTTTTCATGGACATCTATGATTGATGGATATGGGAAGAACGGGTTTCCTGATGAAGCACTTGATCTATTTAGTAAGATGCAGATAGAATATTGCATTGCACCCAATTTTGTCACGTTCCTCAGTGCTCTCTCAGCTTGTGCACATGCCGGACTTGTGGATAAGGGTTGGGAGATTTTTCAGAGTATGGAGAATGAATATAAACTGAAGCCAGGGATGGAGCATTATGCTTGCATGGTTGATCTGTTAGGGCGAGCAGGGAGGCTGAATCAGGCTTGGGAGTTTGTCACGAGGATGCCTGAGAGACCCAATTCGGACGTGTGGGCTGCTTTACTTAGTTCGTGCAGACTCCACGAAAATATAGAGATGGCAAAATTAGCTGCCAATGAGCTTTTCAAGCTGAATGCTAGTGGAAGACCGGGAGCATATGTTGCACTATCTAATACATTGGCAGATGCTGGGAAATGGGAGAGTGTAAGTGAACTTAGAGAAGTAATGAAGCAGAGAGGAATATCCAAGGACACTGCCTCCAGTTGGGTTGGAGCTAATATTGCTTGTTAG
- the LOC127076342 gene encoding pentatricopeptide repeat-containing protein At1g28690, mitochondrial isoform X2 produces MIGGYLKKGQVHESLELFHRLLVSGEKPDGFTLSMILKASTSTSGVDVAMVGDLGRIVHAQILKCDVEKDDVLCTALIDSYVKNGRVGYGRTVFDVMSEKNVISSTSLISGYMNKGSFSDAECIFQKTLDKDVVVFNAMIEGYSKTYECAMRSLEVYIDMQRFNFRPNLSTFASIIGACSVLAAFEIGQQVQTQLMKTPFFGDVKLGSALIDMYSKCGRVVEARIVFDHMHEKNVFSWTSMIDGYGKNGFPDEALDLFSKMQIEYCIAPNFVTFLSALSACAHAGLVDKGWEIFQSMENEYKLKPGMEHYACMVDLLGRAGRLNQAWEFVTRMPERPNSDVWAALLSSCRLHENIEMAKLAANELFKLNASGRPGAYVALSNTLADAGKWESVSELREVMKQRGISKDTASSWVGANIAC; encoded by the coding sequence ATGATTGGTGGCTATCTCAAAAAAGGACAAGTTCATGAGTCACTTGAGTTGTTTCATAGGCTTTTAGTGTCTGGAGAAAAGCCCGATGGGTTTACGCTTTCAATGATTTTAAAGGCGTCTACGTCTACCTCGGGGGTTGATGTTGCGATGGTTGGTGATCTTGGAAGAATAGTACATGCGCAGATTCTTAAATGTGATGTTGAGAAAGACGATGTTCTTTGTACTGCATTGATTGACTCTTATGTTAAGAATGGGAGGGTTGGTTATGGGAGGACTGTGTTTGATGTGATGTCGGAGAAGAATGTGATATCTTCAACGTCACTCATCTCTGGTTACATGAATAAAGGTTCTTTCAGTGATGCTGAATGTATATTTCAGAAAACATTGGACAAGGATGTTGTGGTGTTTAATGCTATGATTGAAGGTTACAGCAAAACATATGAATGTGCCATGAGATCTCTTGAGGTTTACATTGACATGCAACGGTTTAACTTTAGGCCGAATCTTTCCACATTTGCTAGCATAATTGGTGCTTGTTCTGTGCTTGCAGCATTTGAAATTGGGCAACAAGTTCAAACTCAGCTTATGAAGACACCTTTTTTTGGAGACGTAAAATTAGGAAGTGCTCTTATAGATATGTATTCCAAGTGTGGTAGAGTTGTAGAAGCTCGAATAGTTTTTGACCACATGCATGAGAAGAATGTTTTTTCATGGACATCTATGATTGATGGATATGGGAAGAACGGGTTTCCTGATGAAGCACTTGATCTATTTAGTAAGATGCAGATAGAATATTGCATTGCACCCAATTTTGTCACGTTCCTCAGTGCTCTCTCAGCTTGTGCACATGCCGGACTTGTGGATAAGGGTTGGGAGATTTTTCAGAGTATGGAGAATGAATATAAACTGAAGCCAGGGATGGAGCATTATGCTTGCATGGTTGATCTGTTAGGGCGAGCAGGGAGGCTGAATCAGGCTTGGGAGTTTGTCACGAGGATGCCTGAGAGACCCAATTCGGACGTGTGGGCTGCTTTACTTAGTTCGTGCAGACTCCACGAAAATATAGAGATGGCAAAATTAGCTGCCAATGAGCTTTTCAAGCTGAATGCTAGTGGAAGACCGGGAGCATATGTTGCACTATCTAATACATTGGCAGATGCTGGGAAATGGGAGAGTGTAAGTGAACTTAGAGAAGTAATGAAGCAGAGAGGAATATCCAAGGACACTGCCTCCAGTTGGGTTGGAGCTAATATTGCTTGTTAG